Proteins encoded in a region of the Coffea eugenioides isolate CCC68of chromosome 4, Ceug_1.0, whole genome shotgun sequence genome:
- the LOC113769180 gene encoding uncharacterized protein LOC113769180 — protein MVTSPDFTALEAQLSEVLGKFNELSTEMAAQRRVIDQLVASNSGGGVPNDQEPIDNHPPAQDYQPPHTSNTQTTFLPPFANPLENTFTRLNSDFSYMHPNYILVNPTSSQIPQTHPRTNLNVPPNPQGSHHHVAEPFVLVTASQGKTAIEEQLTPIDKDLLRRLDRFDDFMKKNQGLSKHGGLGYDELCLFPDIQLPLGFKTPKFSKYDETENPKTHLKMFANKLGKPVDDENLPMHLFPKSLEGDALNWYSNLKSGEVKTWLDLSTAFVKQYEFNCELAPTRTTLEGTKRKSSEDHKTYANRWRKLVAKVEPPMIEEEIVRTFIKTHDPPYFEEIFSMTGSSFAAIINKLEEYDEFVKVGKIVNVSALKLQLDALQNQSSNGKKPPFKKKEGETAFVWDQGPSFRPRNRPTYSFPYPYYINSQPIYHTTTQVHHFRPSHLNISLLPLTPQPIFQNHTRPIYHPRPTLQNNNPSQNPFQTSGIQTQKQFRTFTNLGRPIDQLYEQLKAAEKIDTVPPKLYPKGIPPGYDMQAICAYHSGSPGHTTGNCLALKYKIQDIIDFGDILLRRKEEQGPNASKNSLPEHGSTVGVIIADGDFIDPTQYIVNETEVFGVMETDHARMRKLSSVEKSMANDNVEEKLKSFVFEKEEPFIAEGGVFEVDKSPFILDLPSFEWDISEPIILEFSEQMPVNNLQEVP, from the coding sequence ATGGTCACGTCACCGGACTTCACAGCATTAGAAGCTCAGTTAAGTGAGGTACTTGGCAAGTTCAATGAGTTGAGTACTGAAATGGCCGCACAGAGGCGTGTAATTGATCAGTTGGTCGCGAGCAACAGTGGTGGTGGTGTCCCCAACGACCAAGAACCTATCGATAATCACCCACCTGCACAAGACTATCAACCACCCCACACATCCAATACCCAAACAACTTTCCTTCCTCCTTTCGCCAATCCTCTTGAAAATACCTTTACCCGACTAAACTCAGACTTTTCCTATATGCATCCAAATTATATATTGGTAAACCCAACCAGTAGTCAAATCCCTCAAACCCATCCACGAACCAATCTAAACGTTCCCCCCAACCCTCAGGGATCCCACCACCACGTTGCAGAGCCTTTTGTACTGGTTACGGCATCTCAAGGGAAAACGGCAATAGAAGAACAACTTACACCCATTGACAAGGATTTATTGAGAAGGTTGGATCGATTCGATGATTTTATGAAAAAGAATCAAGGGTTGAGCAAGCATGGTGGATTGGGGTACGATGAATTATGTCTTTTCCCAGATATTCAGCTACCGTTGGGCTTCAAAACTCCCAAATTCAGCAAATATGATGAAACTGAAAATCCTAAAACGCATCTCAAgatgtttgccaacaagttaggTAAACCCGTGGATGATGAGAATTTACCTATGCATCTATTTCCGAAAAGTTTGGAGGGAGATGCTCTAAATTGgtattcaaatttgaagtctgGAGAAGTTAAAACCTGGTTGGATCTATCAACAGCTTTTGTGAAACAATATGAATTTAACTGTGAGTTGGCACCAACACGAACCACACTGGAGGGTACGAAAAGAAAGTCGTCGGAAGATCACAAGACCTACGCAAACCGGTGGAGAAAGTTAGTGGCCAAAGTGGAGCCTCCTATGATTGAGGAGGAGATTGTTCGTACTTTTATCAAAACTCACGATCCACCCTATTTTGAAGAGATCTTTAGCATGACTGGAAGTTCGTTTGCTGCTATCATTAACAAATTGGAGGAGTACGATGAATTTGTCAAAGtagggaagattgttaatgtgtctgcatTAAAGTTGCAATTGGATGCTCTACAAAATCAAAGCAGCAATGGGAAAAAGCCCccatttaaaaagaaagaaggagaaacTGCCTTTGTATGGGATCAAGGCCCGTCTTTCAGACCCAGAAACCGTCCCACCTATTCTTTTCCTTACCCGTATTACATCAATTCTCAACCAATCTACCACACTACTACCCAAGTCCATCATTTCCGACCAAGTCACTTGAATATCTCACTGTTACCTCTAACCCCACAACCTATCTTTCAAAATCACACTCGTCCTATTTACCATCCCAGACCAACACTGCAAAATAATAACCCTTCTCAAAATCCTTTTCAAACTAGTGGAATCCAAACTCAGAAGCAATTTCGAACCTTCACCAACTTGGGCCGACCAATTGATCAATTATATGAGCAGTTAAAAGCAGCTGAAAAAATTGACACCGTTCCTCCCAAACTTTATCCCAAAGGCATTCCTCCAGGTTATGATATGCAAGCAatttgtgcttatcattctggaaGTCCAGGTCATACCACTGGCAATTGTTTGGCTTTAAAATATAAGATTCAAGACATAATTGACTTTGGAGACATCCTTCTCAGAAGAAAGGAAGAACAAGGACCGAATGCCAGTAAGAATTCTTTACCTGAGCATGGGAGCACTGTGGGAGTTATTATCGCTGATGGAGATTTTATCGATCCCACTCAGTACATTGTAAATGAAACTGAGGTGTTTGGCGTAATGGAGACTGACCACGCCAGAATGAGAAAATTGTCTTCTGTTGAAAAGTCCATGGCCAATGATAATGTTGAGGAAAAGTTgaaatcttttgtatttgaaaagGAGGAGCCATTTATAGCGGAAGGGGGAGTTTTTGAGGTTGACAAATCTCCTTTTATTTTGGATCTACCTTCTTTTGAATGGGATATATCAGAGCCTATCATTCTTGAATTTTCGGAACAAATGCCTGTCAATAACCTGCAAGAGGTGCCATGA